The following are from one region of the Sorghum bicolor cultivar BTx623 chromosome 2, Sorghum_bicolor_NCBIv3, whole genome shotgun sequence genome:
- the LOC110432438 gene encoding uncharacterized protein LOC110432438 isoform X3, whose amino-acid sequence MATARSFLLVPVTLCLLVLAAAAEQQGKATTTLLLIHGKALCKSNPSRIISNAHLQLVINNATVPGGTGTTTSDGNILITVKLNSEQKAALMSNSSSSKAYVTAPPHACGAPRLPAGKVVAAEVQPITMMTVSDHDDARSVQRPTIAAAHTPLDVVIAAVDKFACAVIGRIIGRIV is encoded by the exons ATGGCAACCGCTAGGTCATTTCTGCTGGTCCCGGTCACTCTCTGCCTCCTCGTGCTGGCAGCAGCCGCAGAGCAGCAGGGCAAGGCGACCACCACCCTCCTCCTCATCCATGGCAAAGCGCTATGCAAGAGCAACCCCTCCAGGATCATCAGCA ACGCTCACTTGCAGCTGGTTATCAACAACGCCACTGTCCCCGGCGGCACCGGCACAACGACGAGCGACGGCAACATCCTCATCACCGTGAAACTGAACTCTGAGCAGAAGGCCGCCCTGatgagcaacagcagcagcagcaaggcgTACGTCACCGCTCCTCCGCACGCCTGCGGCGCGCCGAGACTCCCCGCCGGGAAGGTGGTAGCGGCGGAGGTGCAACCGATCACTATGATGACTGTCAGCGACCACGACGACGCTAGAAGCGTGCAGAGGCCAACCATCGCCGCCGCACATACGCCACTCGACGTCGTTATCGCTGCAGTCGACAAATTCGCCTGCGCGGTGATTGGGAGGATAATAGGACGCATCGTTTAG